The Asterias amurensis chromosome 21, ASM3211899v1 genome has a segment encoding these proteins:
- the LOC139953089 gene encoding uncharacterized protein, producing the protein MTSMLNETEQEVQPPSQGSVSKCSKHTNKDVIMYCDPCKQLICTSCIAKDHRKHHTTELNEVLDNCKKKADEILAAVGQHHNSFKTAIVDIGRSRELLEDSFKATKAKISKKAVEKIAEETARIKDEENKLMVELDRTYKDKAKEMETARTTNNNDMKKAQNMNVIVNQNMCIKLNFCKNLHLIEKRLQDLKDYTDIHPKRVHHDLAYIDFEDDQKSLGRLRIKEDQKLEGATSASATPCELQTNLTQETWKKKKEITSYKNRYKQMKNICASEVASYCNGEVVVFDLKDRTLIKVSASQSKVTPKELPIEGLINPRKVHVNKNDELIVVDDTAVKIFNRKYKCLHQFTLGGHPAIQPSCIAVDDNNLIAVGYDSQGQISLLRQNGSIIATLPAPGIGKYLTIHKQQLIYTKRQDKKLESMDYNSHIVFSVDINHNMLPCGLCCDKDGSIFVGTCIWDKEPLSSEIQHYRSDGVYIGCIIKGCAYPYGITITPAGDLVVATDESVQIYCNE; encoded by the coding sequence ATGACTTCTATGTTGAATGAAACAGAACAAGAGGTTCAACCACCAAGTCAGGGGTCCGTTTCTAAATGTAGCAAGCATACGAACAAGGATGTTATCATGTATTGTGACCCATGCAAACAGTTGATATGTACATCATGCATTGCAAAGGACCACAGAAAACATCATACCACTGAGCTGAATGAGGTTTTAGACAACTGCAAGAAGAAAGCGGATGAAATATTAGCAGCAGTGGGACAGCATCACAATAGTTTCAAGACTGCTATAGTAGACATAGGTAGGTCTCGGGAGCTGTTAGAGGATAGCTTTAAGGCGACCAAAGCAAAGATCTCCAAGAAAGCAGTTGAGAAGATTGCCGAGGAGACTGCAAGGATCAAAGATGAAGAGAACAAATTGATGGTAGAATTAGACAGGACTTATAAAGACAAAGCCAAAGAAATGGAAACAGCACGAACCACAAATAACAATGATATGAAAAAAGCGCAGAATATGAACGTTATTGTTAATCAGAACATGTGTATAAAATTGAACTTTTGTAAGAATCTACATCTGATAGAGAAACGTTTACAAGACCTGAAAGACTACACAGATATACACCCCAAACGAGTGCATCATGACCTGGCTTACATTGACTTTGAAGATGATCAGAAATCACTTGGGAGATTGAGAATAAAAGAAGACCAGAAACTAGAAGGAGCAACTTCTGCTTCAGCAACGCCGTGCGAACTCCAGACAAACCTGACACAGGAGAcatggaaaaagaaaaaagaaataacaagtTATAAGAACAGATACAAACAGATGAAAAACATCTGTGCATCGGAGGTTGCTTCTTACTGCAATGGTGAGGTTGTTGTCTTTGATTTAAAGGACAGAACCTTGATCAAAGTATCTGCATCTCAATCCAAGGTCACCCCAAAAGAGCTGCCAATTGAAGGTCTCATTAATCCAAGGAAAGTGCATGTGAACAAGAATGATGAGCTCATTGTTGTAGATGACACTGCAGTTAAGATCTTCAATCGAAAGTATAAGTGTCTCCATCAGTTCACTCTGGGTGGACATCCAGCCATCCAGCCATCATGTATAGCAGTAGATGACAATAATCTCATAGCAGTTGGATATGATAGCCAGGGACAGATCTCTCTACTCAGACAAAATGGATCAATCATCGCAACACTGCCTGCTCCTGGGATTGGTAAATACTTGACTATCCACAAACAGCAACTCATCTACACCAAGAGGCAAGACAAGAAGTTAGAATCAATGGACTACAATAGTCACATTGTATTTTCAGTAGATATCAATCATAACATGTTGCCTTGTGGGTTGTGTTGTGACAAGGATGGTAGCATCTttgttggtacatgtatatgggatAAAGAACCATTATCGAGTGAGATTCAACATTACAGATCTGATGGAGTGTACATTGGATGTATCATTAAGGGGTGTGCCTATCCCTATGGTATTACAATCACACCGGCTGGTGATCTGGTTGTAGCTACTGATGAATCAGTTCAAATCTACTGCAATGAGTAA